A region from the Nodosilinea sp. FACHB-141 genome encodes:
- a CDS encoding M23 family metallopeptidase, whose translation MFYDSLQHWATRRLGATSSTQRLGHKGLVWLLGLAVTLPLGGLATPGASAQTGPAACSQPALSRLTRHRVAQGETLAAIAQRYSLLPATIMGLNPAVQGGAVSPGQELIIPPFNGIRVSVPPGRTWQQVAQTYNSRPDVLFEVNGCVSTVPATIFLPGVNWFPGVTTTAATAATAAPSTPLQGYPLPQRAQVIVNYGWQPDPAQGKLVFNTGVALASSASTPALAVGAGTVAFAGTDATYGNLVVVNHAQGLQTRYANLAALNVRAGQTVRQGDRLGAIATSEGDDAFLFFEVRLNSTAGWVAQDPQDYVPAMVLR comes from the coding sequence ATGTTTTACGATTCGCTTCAGCATTGGGCCACCCGTCGGTTGGGCGCTACTAGTTCTACCCAGCGATTGGGACACAAAGGCTTAGTTTGGCTGCTTGGTCTGGCCGTCACCCTACCGTTGGGGGGGCTGGCCACGCCAGGCGCGAGCGCCCAGACTGGCCCAGCCGCTTGCTCTCAACCCGCCCTGTCGCGCTTGACTCGTCACCGCGTGGCCCAGGGCGAAACGCTGGCCGCCATTGCCCAGCGCTATAGTCTGTTACCGGCCACTATCATGGGGCTCAACCCTGCCGTTCAAGGGGGTGCCGTCAGCCCGGGGCAAGAGCTGATCATTCCGCCCTTCAACGGCATTCGGGTCAGCGTCCCCCCAGGTAGAACCTGGCAGCAAGTCGCCCAGACCTACAACAGTCGGCCCGATGTGCTGTTTGAGGTCAATGGCTGCGTGAGCACTGTACCGGCCACCATTTTTCTGCCTGGGGTGAACTGGTTCCCAGGCGTGACGACCACAGCGGCCACAGCGGCCACAGCGGCCCCGTCCACACCGCTTCAAGGATATCCCCTACCCCAGCGAGCGCAGGTAATTGTCAACTACGGCTGGCAGCCCGATCCAGCCCAGGGCAAGCTGGTATTTAACACTGGGGTCGCCCTGGCTAGCTCAGCCAGCACTCCAGCGCTGGCGGTAGGGGCAGGCACTGTAGCCTTTGCCGGCACCGACGCCACCTATGGCAATCTGGTGGTCGTCAACCACGCCCAGGGGCTGCAAACCCGCTACGCCAACCTGGCAGCGCTGAATGTGCGAGCTGGGCAAACGGTGCGCCAGGGCGATCGCCTGGGAGCGATCGCCACCTCAGAGGGAGACGACGCGTTCCTATTCTTTGAAGTGCGGCTTAATTCCACCGCAGGTTGGGTTGCCCAGGACCCCCAAGACTACGTGCCCGCCATGGTGCTGCGCTAG
- a CDS encoding rhodanese-related sulfurtransferase: MDWAIATFYKFVTLSEPAALRRELLELCQSWGLRGTILLASEGLNATVAGDRQNIDTLLTWLHNHPEIGPFSHQESITAAPPFERMKVKLKREIVTLGHPDVNPAKQEVGTYIEPQAWNQLITDPDVVLIDARNNFEVELGTFKGAVNPQTHAFRELPSYVDNHLDPAQHKKVAMFCTGGIRCEKATAYLLEQGFEQVYHLQGGILNYLKSVPTADSLWQGDCFVFDERVAVDHRLQPSEYDLCLGCGHPVGAAEKASPHYEAGISCPHCYAALTPAKRARLEARQRDR, translated from the coding sequence ATGGATTGGGCGATCGCCACCTTCTACAAATTTGTCACCCTAAGTGAACCAGCGGCGCTGCGCCGGGAGCTTTTAGAACTGTGTCAGAGCTGGGGGCTGCGGGGCACAATTTTGCTGGCTTCAGAAGGGCTGAACGCTACTGTAGCGGGCGATCGCCAGAACATTGACACCCTGTTGACCTGGCTGCACAACCACCCCGAAATTGGCCCCTTCTCCCACCAAGAATCCATCACCGCTGCGCCCCCCTTCGAGCGGATGAAGGTGAAGCTGAAGCGGGAAATTGTCACTCTCGGACACCCTGATGTGAACCCCGCCAAGCAAGAGGTGGGAACATACATTGAGCCACAGGCTTGGAACCAGCTCATTACCGACCCTGACGTGGTGCTGATCGATGCTCGCAACAACTTTGAGGTCGAGCTGGGCACCTTTAAGGGCGCGGTGAACCCTCAAACCCACGCTTTTAGAGAACTGCCGAGTTACGTAGACAACCACCTCGACCCCGCTCAGCACAAAAAAGTGGCAATGTTCTGCACGGGCGGCATTCGCTGCGAAAAAGCCACTGCCTACCTGCTAGAGCAGGGCTTTGAGCAGGTTTATCACCTCCAGGGCGGCATTCTCAACTACCTCAAATCAGTACCGACGGCTGACAGCCTGTGGCAGGGCGATTGCTTTGTGTTTGACGAACGGGTGGCCGTTGACCACCGCCTGCAACCTAGCGAATACGATCTCTGCCTGGGCTGTGGCCACCCGGTGGGCGCGGCTGAAAAAGCCTCACCTCACTACGAAGCAGGCATCAGCTGCCCTCACTGCTATGCTGCTCTTACCCCCGCCAAACGGGCTCGGCTAGAGGCTCGTCAACGCGATCGCTAG
- a CDS encoding U32 family peptidase: MPALDPAASLNAPVTSPMLPELLAPAGNWDCAKAAVENGADAIYFGLDRFNARMRAENFTEADLPELMAFLHRRGVKGYVTLNTLVFPSELAEAAQYLKTMIAAGVDAAIVQDIGVCRLIRHLSPDFPIHGSTQMTVTSTAGVEFARDLGCQLVVLARECSIKDLSKIQAQMGDRNIALPLEVFVHGALCVAYSGQCLTSEALGGRSANRGECAQACRMPYELIADGEKVDLGDRAYLLSPQDLSGLAVLPELVKTGVSCLKIEGRLKSPEYVANVTRVYRQALDQLVARERGPGNQLVAESEAAALTHATEASTHPPIHPSTHPPTQARYQLEMAFSRGLYTGWFEGIDNQTLVHARFGKKRGVYLGDITRVTNDAVFLKAQAPIKAGDGVVFDDGHPAEKEQGGRVYQVDEVGPETRLTFGRDALNLRRIHPGDKLWKTSDPALDKELQQTYSGDRPKFTRPITVEVHGAVGQEMVAIARDAQGHIAQATSTMALVEAHSKPLTGDRLEQQLGRLGNTPFHLNSLSNHLQGNVMIPVSELNRLRRELVEGLEELRLRPNPWHLNFNASLSNLIPNSDLNSPGCSSSPSTHPHLSTLVRTRAQVAAATEAGIETIYCEFENPATYRDAVGWFRANRAHAEQTIWVAPPRITKPLETYILDQVKRSEADGYLVRNYDHLAYFADQRCVGDFSLNVANALTADYLLNRYGLKRVTASYDLNADQLVELLESAPSQWFEITLHQHMPMFHMEHCVFCAFLSDGKDFRDCGRPCESQQVKLRDRVGTEHLLLADAGCRNTVFNGVAQTGAEYAQRLMQAGAQHFRLEFLDESPEQVERAIAQYRQLLAGDISGSQLWRTLHLQSKLGVTRGPLDSKHSSARG, encoded by the coding sequence ATGCCTGCCCTCGACCCCGCCGCCAGTCTTAATGCCCCCGTCACATCGCCTATGCTGCCAGAGCTGCTAGCCCCAGCAGGTAACTGGGACTGTGCCAAAGCAGCGGTTGAAAACGGGGCCGATGCCATTTACTTTGGCCTCGATCGCTTCAACGCCCGCATGCGAGCTGAGAACTTTACAGAGGCCGATCTGCCTGAGCTAATGGCCTTTCTCCATCGGCGCGGTGTGAAGGGCTACGTCACGCTCAACACGCTGGTATTTCCCTCAGAGCTAGCAGAGGCCGCGCAGTACCTCAAAACGATGATTGCAGCTGGTGTCGATGCTGCAATCGTTCAAGACATCGGGGTGTGTCGGCTAATTCGCCATCTTTCGCCTGATTTTCCCATCCACGGCTCGACGCAGATGACGGTGACCAGTACCGCTGGGGTCGAGTTTGCCCGCGATCTGGGCTGTCAGCTGGTGGTGCTGGCGCGGGAGTGCTCAATTAAAGACCTCTCCAAAATTCAGGCTCAGATGGGCGATCGCAATATCGCCCTACCCCTCGAGGTCTTCGTCCACGGGGCGCTATGTGTGGCCTACTCAGGCCAGTGCCTCACTAGCGAAGCCCTGGGCGGCAGGTCGGCCAACCGAGGCGAATGTGCCCAGGCTTGCCGCATGCCCTACGAGTTGATTGCCGATGGGGAAAAAGTAGATTTGGGCGATCGCGCCTACCTGCTCAGCCCCCAGGATCTCTCCGGTCTAGCTGTTCTCCCTGAACTGGTAAAAACTGGGGTGAGCTGCCTGAAGATTGAGGGGCGGTTGAAGTCGCCGGAGTACGTCGCCAACGTGACGCGGGTGTACCGGCAGGCGCTAGATCAGCTGGTGGCGAGAGAACGTGGGCCGGGGAATCAGTTAGTAGCGGAGTCTGAGGCTGCAGCCCTGACCCACGCTACCGAAGCATCCACCCATCCACCCATCCACCCATCCACCCATCCACCCACCCAAGCCCGCTACCAACTCGAAATGGCCTTCTCCCGCGGCCTCTACACCGGTTGGTTCGAGGGCATCGACAACCAAACCCTCGTCCACGCCCGGTTTGGCAAAAAGCGCGGAGTGTATCTGGGCGACATCACCCGCGTCACCAACGATGCTGTGTTTCTGAAAGCCCAGGCTCCGATCAAGGCGGGGGATGGGGTGGTGTTTGACGATGGCCACCCCGCCGAAAAGGAGCAGGGGGGGCGCGTTTATCAAGTGGATGAGGTTGGCCCAGAAACCCGGCTAACGTTTGGCCGAGACGCACTTAATCTGCGCCGCATCCACCCCGGCGACAAGCTGTGGAAAACCAGTGATCCGGCCCTAGATAAAGAGCTTCAGCAGACCTACAGCGGCGATCGCCCCAAATTCACGCGGCCCATCACCGTTGAGGTGCATGGCGCGGTAGGGCAAGAGATGGTGGCGATCGCCCGCGATGCCCAGGGCCATATTGCTCAAGCAACCTCCACTATGGCCCTAGTAGAAGCCCATTCAAAGCCGCTGACGGGCGATCGCCTGGAGCAGCAGTTGGGCCGTCTGGGCAACACCCCGTTCCATCTCAACTCCTTGAGCAATCATCTCCAGGGGAATGTGATGATCCCCGTCAGTGAGCTAAATCGGCTGCGGCGAGAGCTCGTAGAAGGGTTAGAGGAGCTGCGCTTACGCCCCAACCCTTGGCACCTCAACTTCAATGCCTCTCTGTCCAATCTGATCCCGAACTCTGACCTAAATTCACCAGGCTGTAGTTCCTCTCCATCAACTCACCCACATCTCTCTACCCTTGTCCGCACCCGTGCTCAGGTTGCTGCGGCTACCGAGGCAGGCATTGAGACCATCTACTGTGAGTTCGAAAACCCTGCCACCTACCGCGACGCCGTGGGGTGGTTCCGAGCCAACCGCGCCCATGCCGAACAGACCATCTGGGTTGCCCCACCTCGCATCACCAAGCCGCTAGAAACCTATATTCTCGACCAGGTAAAGCGGTCTGAAGCTGACGGCTACCTGGTGCGCAACTACGACCACCTGGCCTATTTTGCCGACCAGCGCTGTGTGGGAGATTTTTCGCTGAACGTGGCTAACGCTCTAACAGCAGACTATCTGCTGAACCGTTACGGGCTAAAGCGAGTAACGGCCTCCTACGATCTGAATGCCGACCAGCTGGTAGAGCTGCTGGAGTCAGCCCCTTCTCAATGGTTCGAGATTACCCTGCACCAGCACATGCCCATGTTTCACATGGAGCACTGCGTCTTCTGCGCCTTTCTGTCCGATGGCAAAGACTTTCGCGACTGCGGCCGTCCTTGTGAGAGTCAGCAGGTCAAGCTGCGCGACCGAGTTGGCACCGAGCACCTTCTGCTAGCCGATGCGGGCTGCCGCAATACGGTGTTCAACGGCGTCGCCCAAACCGGAGCCGAATACGCCCAGCGGCTAATGCAGGCCGGAGCACAGCACTTTCGGCTGGAATTTTTGGATGAAAGCCCGGAGCAGGTGGAGAGAGCGATCGCTCAATACCGCCAGCTTTTAGCCGGAGACATCAGCGGTAGCCAGCTCTGGCGTACCCTCCATCTGCAAAGCAAGCTCGGGGTTACCCGTGGCCCCTTAGACTCTAAACACAGCTCAGCCCGAGGCTAG
- a CDS encoding HhoA/HhoB/HtrA family serine endopeptidase codes for MDSLPKQFSQQLALVAVALAVGGGAGWAGHYYVSQASSAPAEDAAAEPPPAVKTSLTTAAQAAPNPLTIDPMGENQNFIALAVEQVGPAVVRIDAERTVPEISPDAFNNPFFRRFFDEQEMPPSELPDRLEQGTGSGFILSANGQILTNAHVVEGAKTVQVTLRDGRDFEGKVVGVDSVTDVAVVKIEAANLPTVQIGSTQDLAPGQWAIAIGNPLGLDNTVTAGIISALGRSSNQVGIPDKRVQFIQTDAAINPGNSGGPLLNDRGEVIGMNTAIRANAQGLGFAIPIETAKRIADQLFANGEVLHPFLGIQMVELSAEMVDRLNEEEQLNLKIDNDDEPGVLIVGVLPDSPAQAAGLKIGDVIRAIEGDPVDSPPDVQARVEATKLGGTLKLDIHRDGRDQTIDVKPAAMPADLR; via the coding sequence ATGGACTCGTTACCAAAGCAGTTTTCTCAGCAGCTCGCGTTGGTGGCAGTAGCTCTGGCCGTAGGGGGTGGCGCAGGTTGGGCTGGTCATTACTACGTCAGCCAGGCAAGTTCAGCTCCAGCAGAGGATGCCGCTGCCGAACCTCCTCCAGCGGTCAAGACTTCATTGACTACCGCGGCCCAGGCTGCCCCCAACCCCCTAACCATCGACCCGATGGGGGAAAACCAAAACTTTATTGCTTTAGCGGTAGAGCAGGTGGGGCCAGCGGTGGTGCGCATTGATGCCGAGCGCACCGTGCCCGAAATTTCTCCCGATGCTTTTAATAACCCCTTCTTTCGCCGCTTCTTTGACGAGCAAGAAATGCCCCCCTCTGAGCTGCCCGATCGCCTAGAGCAGGGGACTGGGTCGGGGTTCATTCTCAGCGCCAATGGTCAGATTTTGACCAATGCCCACGTAGTTGAGGGCGCCAAAACGGTGCAGGTCACCCTCCGCGATGGGCGTGACTTTGAGGGAAAAGTGGTTGGAGTCGACTCGGTAACCGATGTGGCGGTAGTCAAAATTGAGGCCGCCAACTTGCCCACCGTGCAGATTGGTAGCACCCAAGACTTGGCCCCAGGGCAGTGGGCGATCGCCATTGGCAACCCCCTCGGTCTCGACAACACCGTCACCGCCGGCATCATCAGCGCCCTAGGGCGCAGCAGCAACCAGGTGGGCATTCCCGACAAGCGGGTGCAGTTTATTCAGACCGATGCCGCCATCAACCCCGGCAATTCCGGTGGCCCCCTGCTCAATGACAGGGGCGAGGTGATCGGCATGAACACCGCCATTCGCGCCAACGCCCAGGGTTTGGGGTTTGCTATTCCCATTGAAACTGCCAAGCGCATCGCCGATCAGCTCTTTGCCAACGGTGAAGTGCTGCATCCATTCCTCGGCATTCAAATGGTCGAACTCTCCGCCGAGATGGTCGATCGCCTCAACGAGGAAGAGCAGCTAAATCTCAAAATCGACAACGACGATGAGCCCGGCGTTCTCATTGTCGGGGTGCTGCCTGATAGCCCGGCCCAAGCCGCAGGTTTGAAGATCGGGGATGTGATCCGCGCGATTGAAGGCGACCCCGTCGATAGCCCGCCCGATGTGCAGGCTCGGGTAGAAGCTACTAAACTCGGCGGTACCCTCAAACTTGATATTCACCGCGATGGCCGTGACCAAACCATCGACGTCAAACCCGCAGCCATGCCCGCTGACCTGCGTTAG
- a CDS encoding glycosyltransferase family 39 protein, producing MSKRWDLLQSPIWAWGRWFLLGFLALRMVFWLTAFPNPDEAYYWLWGQRPSFSYYDHPPFHAWVQGVFAAGLGRSVIVLRLPNLISSGLLGFTVYHICRYLYGDQARDRTWLVILLGLSSPLFFWYLGLAWHDHWLVTLAVVSSFLFVRYVDSAVENPSQGSGRDLYGAAIFLGLAGLCKYNAVFVGLGFLAMILADRRRWQVLRDRRLYLALGLLLLVLSPILLWNVQHDFFSFRFYRDRTAGGGFNLNLLQPVVFLALCGLILGFIQSWSVIRLLRRRGQTATVRESCYPALALWIFGLSTVAFAALSTVSVALFYWNILAYPLLFPLLSDQFYRPQWSKPARAGQLAIAQALGLFAATALVAYYTVIPLGTFFGAVDPDGAALFGWPQIAQAVATQADDLDNPLLLTTDYRSASALAYALNDPSVLAISGRLDQFDFWYDAPNLEGRDAVLLGETWHPICPTHLAMFDRVDPPETLEVRRFGQVLQTYQVVRGYGFRAGPVGYPLSPDYSLAFTGNGEQCLPE from the coding sequence ATGAGTAAACGCTGGGATCTCTTGCAGTCTCCAATTTGGGCTTGGGGACGCTGGTTTTTGCTGGGGTTTTTGGCCCTGCGGATGGTGTTTTGGCTGACGGCCTTCCCCAACCCCGATGAAGCCTACTACTGGCTATGGGGGCAACGACCGAGCTTTTCGTACTATGACCACCCGCCTTTTCACGCCTGGGTGCAGGGGGTATTTGCCGCAGGGCTAGGGCGCTCTGTGATTGTCCTGCGTCTGCCTAACCTCATCAGCAGTGGGCTTTTAGGATTCACGGTCTACCATATCTGTCGCTACCTCTACGGCGATCAGGCTAGGGATCGCACTTGGCTAGTCATCTTGCTAGGGCTGTCATCGCCCTTGTTTTTTTGGTATCTGGGGCTGGCCTGGCACGACCACTGGCTGGTGACCTTAGCGGTGGTCAGCAGCTTTCTGTTCGTCCGCTATGTGGACAGCGCGGTTGAGAATCCCAGCCAGGGCAGCGGCAGGGATCTCTACGGTGCCGCCATTTTTCTTGGCCTAGCCGGGCTGTGCAAGTACAACGCAGTGTTTGTCGGGCTGGGGTTTCTGGCGATGATTTTGGCGGATAGACGGCGCTGGCAAGTACTGCGCGATCGCCGCCTCTACCTGGCCCTGGGCCTACTCCTGCTCGTGCTCTCGCCGATTCTGCTGTGGAATGTTCAGCACGACTTCTTTTCGTTTCGGTTTTACCGCGATCGCACCGCCGGGGGTGGCTTCAACCTCAACCTGCTTCAGCCCGTGGTGTTTTTGGCCCTATGTGGTCTCATCCTCGGCTTCATTCAGTCGTGGAGCGTTATTCGGCTGCTCCGGCGACGGGGACAGACGGCAACAGTTCGGGAATCCTGCTATCCAGCCCTGGCGCTGTGGATCTTTGGCCTCTCTACGGTGGCTTTTGCAGCCCTCTCCACCGTCTCTGTCGCGCTGTTTTATTGGAATATCTTGGCCTACCCGCTGCTGTTCCCGCTACTGAGCGATCAGTTTTATCGACCCCAGTGGTCAAAGCCAGCGCGGGCGGGCCAACTGGCGATCGCTCAAGCCTTGGGCCTATTCGCCGCCACGGCTCTAGTTGCCTACTATACCGTGATCCCCCTCGGCACGTTCTTTGGCGCAGTGGATCCTGATGGTGCTGCGCTCTTTGGCTGGCCCCAGATTGCCCAAGCCGTCGCGACCCAAGCTGACGATCTCGACAATCCTCTACTGCTCACCACCGACTACCGCTCGGCCTCGGCCCTGGCCTACGCTCTCAACGACCCTAGCGTACTGGCGATCTCAGGTCGGCTTGATCAGTTTGACTTTTGGTACGATGCCCCTAACCTTGAGGGGCGCGACGCCGTGCTGCTGGGCGAAACCTGGCACCCTATTTGCCCCACTCACCTAGCCATGTTCGATCGCGTAGACCCTCCAGAAACCTTAGAAGTGCGCCGATTTGGCCAGGTGCTGCAAACCTACCAAGTTGTTCGAGGCTACGGCTTTAGGGCCGGGCCAGTAGGCTATCCGCTGAGCCCAGACTATTCCTTAGCCTTCACCGGCAATGGCGAGCAGTGCCTGCCAGAATAG
- a CDS encoding phosphoribulokinase, with the protein MSRPIILGIVGDSAAGKTTLSRGIAQILGEDDVTIICTDDYHRYDRKQRKEMGISALHPDCNYIDIIQQHLGLLRTGQPILKPIYNHTTGEFDAPEYIEPKRFVIAEGLLGYSTRACRDAYDVKVYLAPPEDLRANWKIKRDTRKRGYTPEEVVEQIKAREEDSEAFIRPQRQWADVVVSFYPPDGNSSGDELLLNVRLVMRPTIPHPDFTHLLEDKNGGSLSDAVRMGLDRDMGKPVDVLEIDGHATEKPVQELERTLCSEVPYLGKFCSIEGNTDIGKVVGTTGETLQSYPLALTQLLITYHMLKAARVPE; encoded by the coding sequence ATGAGTCGTCCGATAATCCTCGGCATTGTGGGTGACAGCGCAGCGGGTAAGACCACTCTGTCGCGGGGTATTGCGCAGATTTTAGGCGAAGACGACGTTACCATCATCTGCACGGACGACTACCACCGCTACGATCGCAAACAGCGCAAAGAAATGGGTATTTCGGCCCTGCACCCCGACTGCAACTACATCGATATCATTCAGCAGCACCTGGGCCTGCTGCGCACTGGGCAACCCATTCTCAAGCCCATCTACAACCACACCACTGGCGAGTTTGACGCTCCCGAATATATTGAGCCCAAGCGCTTTGTAATTGCCGAAGGGCTGCTAGGCTACTCGACCCGCGCCTGCCGCGACGCCTACGACGTCAAAGTCTATCTGGCCCCTCCCGAAGACCTGCGCGCCAACTGGAAAATTAAGCGCGACACCCGCAAGCGCGGCTATACCCCAGAAGAAGTAGTTGAGCAGATCAAAGCTCGGGAAGAGGACTCCGAGGCGTTCATTCGTCCCCAGCGTCAGTGGGCTGATGTGGTGGTTAGCTTTTACCCTCCGGATGGCAACAGCAGCGGTGACGAACTGCTGCTCAATGTACGTCTGGTAATGCGGCCCACTATTCCCCACCCCGACTTTACCCACCTGTTAGAGGACAAAAACGGTGGTTCTCTGAGTGACGCAGTGCGCATGGGCCTCGATCGCGACATGGGCAAACCCGTAGACGTGCTCGAAATCGACGGCCACGCCACTGAAAAACCGGTACAGGAGCTAGAGCGCACCCTATGCAGCGAAGTTCCCTACCTGGGCAAGTTTTGCAGCATTGAGGGCAACACCGACATTGGCAAGGTGGTAGGCACCACGGGCGAAACCCTGCAAAGCTATCCCCTAGCGCTGACCCAGCTGCTCATTACTTACCACATGCTCAAGGCCGCCAGAGTCCCCGAGTAG
- the rimP gene encoding ribosome maturation factor RimP: MVHPLIPQVLELVAPVAQELGLEVVEAVFHTNQSPPVLRIDVRSLENEDTGLDDCEKMSQALEAVLDTSDIIPDAYVLEVSSPGVSAALETDRDFVVFKGFMVEVALTEAHKGKKQWVGQLVRRDEEAVVLSQKGKSFSLPRNLVQTVELSDQSPD; the protein is encoded by the coding sequence ATGGTACATCCCCTTATTCCCCAGGTGCTTGAGCTGGTGGCCCCTGTTGCCCAAGAACTAGGGCTAGAGGTGGTTGAGGCGGTTTTTCACACCAACCAGTCTCCTCCAGTGCTACGCATCGACGTGCGCAGTTTAGAAAACGAAGACACTGGCCTGGATGACTGCGAAAAAATGAGCCAGGCCCTCGAAGCTGTACTCGATACCAGCGATATCATTCCCGATGCCTACGTGCTAGAGGTATCAAGTCCAGGCGTCTCGGCTGCCCTCGAAACCGATCGCGACTTTGTGGTGTTCAAGGGGTTTATGGTCGAAGTTGCCCTAACTGAGGCGCACAAGGGCAAAAAACAGTGGGTAGGCCAATTAGTGCGCCGCGATGAAGAGGCTGTGGTGCTCAGCCAAAAAGGAAAATCCTTTTCCCTGCCTCGCAACCTGGTACAGACGGTGGAGTTGAGCGACCAAAGCCCCGACTAA
- a CDS encoding histone deacetylase produces MPKFRLLRDRLLHDGVITPGQIYQPGEPLQTWLELVHQTAYVNAYRQGTLDAKAQRRIGLPWSAALVKRTCTAVGGTILTAKLALEHGLACNTAGGTHHAFPDYGSGFCIFNDLAIATRVLQAQGRVNRVLILDLDVHQGDGTAWIFRDDSSVFTFSMHCQENFPARKQSSDLDVPLALGMEDDAYLNCLARYVPDLLAQVKPDLVFYDAGADPHKDDLLGKLALTNTGIYQRDRFVLDSCVQAGYPVACVIGGGYGQSMEDLIFRHSLLHRAAVEVYQAHRL; encoded by the coding sequence ATGCCCAAATTTCGGCTACTGCGCGATCGCCTGCTGCACGATGGTGTGATCACCCCAGGCCAGATTTACCAGCCCGGCGAACCTCTCCAGACTTGGCTGGAGCTTGTGCACCAGACCGCCTACGTCAACGCTTACCGCCAGGGAACGCTGGATGCCAAAGCCCAACGGCGCATTGGGTTGCCCTGGAGCGCCGCCTTGGTTAAGCGCACCTGCACGGCAGTAGGGGGCACTATTCTCACCGCTAAGCTGGCCTTGGAGCATGGGCTGGCCTGCAATACGGCGGGGGGCACCCACCACGCCTTTCCCGACTACGGATCGGGGTTTTGCATTTTCAATGATCTGGCGATCGCCACTCGAGTGCTGCAAGCGCAGGGCCGCGTCAATCGCGTGCTGATCCTCGACTTAGACGTGCACCAGGGTGACGGCACCGCTTGGATCTTCCGCGACGACTCCAGCGTTTTCACCTTTTCCATGCACTGCCAGGAGAACTTTCCGGCCCGCAAACAGAGCAGCGATTTGGATGTGCCCTTGGCCTTGGGCATGGAAGATGATGCCTACCTAAACTGCCTGGCGCGGTACGTTCCAGATTTGCTGGCCCAGGTGAAGCCTGACCTTGTGTTTTACGATGCCGGGGCCGACCCGCACAAAGACGACCTGCTGGGCAAGCTGGCGCTGACCAACACCGGGATTTATCAGCGCGATCGCTTCGTGCTCGACAGCTGTGTGCAAGCGGGCTATCCCGTCGCCTGTGTCATTGGCGGTGGCTACGGCCAATCGATGGAGGATCTGATCTTTCGCCACTCGCTGCTGCATAGAGCCGCCGTCGAGGTATACCAGGCCCACCGCTTATAA
- the larB gene encoding nickel pincer cofactor biosynthesis protein LarB, with protein sequence MTQPDALRSLLNAVSQGQLSPDAAFDRLKYLDFEPVDDFAKVDHHRTLRTGFPEVIWGPGKTPHQIVQIMHSLHQHNPVVMATRIEPEVYAQVQQQIPAARYYDIARICALVPADWAAQHPGTIGVLTAGTADLPVAEEAAITAELSGFTVKRLWDVGVAGLHRLLHHRHLIRDMDVLIVVAGMEGALPSVVAGLADCPIIAVPTSIGYGASFNGLSALLTMLNSCAAGIGVVNIDNGFGSAVLAGQILRTGVRLRSKGVDK encoded by the coding sequence GTGACCCAGCCCGACGCTCTACGCAGTCTACTCAACGCCGTCTCCCAGGGGCAGCTTAGCCCCGATGCTGCCTTTGACCGGCTCAAATATCTCGACTTTGAGCCGGTCGACGACTTTGCTAAAGTCGATCACCACCGCACCCTGCGCACCGGCTTTCCAGAAGTTATCTGGGGGCCAGGCAAAACTCCCCACCAGATTGTGCAGATCATGCACAGCCTGCATCAGCACAATCCAGTGGTCATGGCCACTCGTATCGAGCCCGAGGTTTACGCCCAGGTGCAGCAGCAAATTCCGGCGGCGCGGTACTACGACATAGCCCGCATTTGCGCCCTAGTGCCCGCAGACTGGGCAGCTCAGCACCCGGGCACCATTGGCGTGCTGACGGCAGGCACCGCCGACCTACCGGTGGCCGAAGAGGCTGCCATTACCGCCGAACTGAGCGGGTTTACGGTCAAGCGCCTATGGGATGTCGGAGTAGCCGGGCTACACCGCTTGCTGCACCACCGCCACCTGATTCGCGACATGGATGTGCTAATTGTCGTAGCGGGCATGGAGGGCGCGCTTCCTAGCGTCGTAGCTGGCTTAGCCGATTGCCCTATCATCGCGGTACCCACCAGCATTGGCTACGGAGCTAGCTTTAATGGCCTCTCGGCCCTGCTCACCATGCTCAACTCATGCGCAGCGGGCATTGGTGTTGTCAACATCGACAATGGCTTTGGCAGCGCGGTGCTGGCCGGCCAGATTTTGCGCACCGGAGTGCGGCTGAGGAGTAAGGGGGTGGATAAGTAG